One Plasmodium vivax chromosome 13, whole genome shotgun sequence genomic region harbors:
- a CDS encoding 60S ribosomal protein L10, putative (encoded by transcript PVX_085735A) has product MGRRPARCYRYCKNKPYPKSRYCRGVPDPKIRIYDMGRKKADVNEFSGVVHLVSYEYEQISSEALEAARISANKYMITNCGKDNFHLRVRVHPFHVLRINKMLSCAGADRLQTGMRGAFGKPNGVVARVDIGQVLLSIRTKENFIAKACEALRRAKYKFPGRQKVFVSNKWGFTNFSKDQYQEYKKKGRIISDGVSCKFIREKGPLDKIYKDINTIIES; this is encoded by the coding sequence ATGGGAAGAAGACCAGCGAGATGCTACCGCTACTGCAAAAACAAGCCCTACCCCAAGAGCAGATACTGTAGAGGTGTGCCCGACCCGAAGATAAGAATTTACGacatgggaagaaaaaaggcagaCGTGAATGAATTCAGTGGAGTTGTTCACCTGGTGTCCTACGAATATGAGCAGATATCTTCAGAGGCGTTAGAGGCAGCACGTATTAGCGCGAACAAATATATGATTACGAATTGCGGTAAAGATAACTTTCACCTAAGAGTCCGAGTGCACCCCTTCCATGTGCTAAGAATAAATAAGATGTTGTCGTGCGCAGGTGCTGATAGGCTGCAGACAGGTATGAGAGGTGCCTTTGGAAAACCAAACGGTGTTGTTGCAAGGGTGGACATTGGGCAAGTTCTCCTCTCCATAAGAACTAAAGAGAATTTTATTGCAAAGGCATGTGAGGCGTTGAGAAGAGCCAAATATAAATTCCCGGGTAGACAGAAAGTGTTTGTTAGCAACAAATGGGGATTCACCAACTTTTCCAAAGACCAATATcaggaatataaaaagaaaggaagaatCATATCCGATGGAGTCAGCTGCAAATTTATTAGAGAAAAGGGACCATtagataaaatatacaaGGACATAAATACAATTATTGAGTCctaa
- a CDS encoding hypothetical protein, conserved (encoded by transcript PVX_085740A), with protein sequence MSAAAIGVENRCLMKNQKNGNGTCDSINVDINHIIKDIYGFKHGRKRSVQFINDDTLVNGQDLKKIIKRIKIQESYGSSSTGKHGPCDRERKQEEDSLTTPPQDATCSNSEDAVKIGSDRGSDRGSDRGSDRGSDRGSDRGSDSGLDSGVDNNSLLQSSPHSCNSNKHIRNSDKRSCPQEYDNFCESNRFVKRQASSSNLVRGDSATESLAHREENRKLLSKQFELCIDNVLEHIRSCNEINQAKKIMIPLLSEFILNNFLSLDDHERAQNGYKINIDTLQKEKKVLISAVKTQYQKIIQLQKLVESQKCEIKKKSDELNQIKAKVHQYFYDINNPNKRIFSILSPDVY encoded by the coding sequence ATGTCAGCGGCCGCCATCGGAGTCGAAAACAGATGTTTAatgaaaaaccaaaaaaacgGCAACGGCACATGTGACAGCATCAATGTAGAcataaatcatataataaaagatATCTACGGATTTAAGCATGGCAGGAAGAGAAGCGTCCAGTTTATTAACGACGACACGTTAGTGAATGGCCAGGacttgaagaaaattataaagagaataaaaattcAAGAGAGCTATGGGAGCAGCAGTACGGGTAAACATGGGCCATGTGACCGTGAGAGGAAACAGGAGGAGGATTCTTTGACGACACCTCCACAGGATGCCACGTGCAGTAATAGCGAGGACGCTGTTAAGATTGGCTCGGACAGAGGATCAGACAGGGGATCGGACAGAGGGTCAGACAGAGGGTCGGACAGAGGGTCAGACAGAGGGTCGGACAGCGGCCTTGACAGCGGCGTGGACAACAACAGCCTCCTCCAGAGCAGCCCACACAGCTGCAACAGTAACAAGCACATACGAAACAGCGACAAGCGGAGCTGCCCCCAAGAATATGACAACTTCTGCGAAAGCAACCGCTTTGTAAAAAGACAGGCCAGTAGCAGCAATCTGGTGAGAGGCGACTCCGCAACGGAATCGTTAGCTCACCGAGAAGAAAACAGAAAGCTTCTCTCCAAGCAGTTCGAACTCTGCATCGATAACGTCCTAGAGCATATCCGCTCCTGTAACGAAATTAACCAAGCGAAGAAAATTATGATTCCTCTGTTAAgtgaatttatattaaataattttttgtccCTGGATGATCATGAGAGGGCTCAAAATggatacaaaataaatatcgACACTTtgcagaaggaaaaaaaagttttaataaGTGCCGTAAAAACGCAGtatcaaaaaattatacaattgcaaaaattggTGGAGagccaaaaatgtgaaataaaaaaaaaaagcgatgAGCTGAATCAGATTAAAGCCAAGGTGCATCAGTACTTCTACGACATTAACAATCCTAACAAGagaattttttctatattgtCCCCAGATGTGTACTAA
- a CDS encoding hypothetical protein, conserved (encoded by transcript PVX_085745A) has translation MIDTFIYWNFRGSKGNANVLRISLPCSYNTIKKKILEVTNLNLQNSLDILLYHNNRVLSEYESIQNEMLVEIQRSNIDVVKELLLKSNHAYLERNKSVQDNRRGAPPLSGGRQSGEGHDRVSGSTTVGSAYDGGHHRGVGTHEGKPNSLELNRAPKMSRTANYPYSGKQPWNVYNRNAASMKESNEDDEDMKIQEVMEKNNPYYQRSDFAKSRMLNYYKRDRNGVSQFYGNNKYKKVASPSSSSGATSAYGTSPISKSLNTYNSASSTPRGGEQHFQNGGAAGAYGKYYKMRGASQTGGYPSAMTHGSYANSRSQQKVKDGHNHVSSQDTSTKYVSPDYICHMCGKKGHSIKNCTMSSFNNNKKIKVPTGIPTNFLTKIKAEDINKYDQIYILKDGSYGVLKDVEDVSGSAYLYRSVDDKINIYLGVNNDSRNADVDGDRGGDGRGNPSGANPSAANPSGNVSSMYHTGNNGSGYPNEEGDKISNLYKCLLCKKLYSSPTTLPCCGETYCKGCLYRYNRKRKNDYSSSQLASSGYQHNGDGRSQMMKCPNCQKLINSDALIINTNIKNVIDTIIRNQKVGNANKDEEEAGGGKWRRGEDDSHVYGPTNGTASGLDKQNKWAAITPNGGVTLPVSATTSNGAATTTSTIGMSPISSDKNKGSTNKATNVVTNNSESSSSIAALNGKLYQRQPLPNGSFPLGSDPPSSNSRTTEEQNSVNSSSVCNENEDEFQDNGFNPLINLPINLLEMKRQHDFAATYIAKYRMRRKLKRKRPIDLGMLLTSKRRVC, from the coding sequence ATGATCGACACGTTCATCTACTGGAATTTTCGGGGGAGCAAAGGGAACGCGAACGTTTTGAGGATCTCCCTCCCGTGCAGCTACAACACGATAAAGAAGAAGATCCTGGAGGTGACCAACTTGAACCTACAGAACAGCCTGGACATCCTCCTCTACCACAACAACAGAGTGTTGAGCGAATACGAAAgcatacaaaatgaaatgctcGTAGAAATTCAGCGGAGCAACATAGACGTGGTTAAGGAGTTGCTTCTTAAAAGCAATCATGCCTATTTGGAGAGGAACAAAAGTGTGCAGGACAACAGGAGGGGGGCTCCTCCCCTCTCCGGTGGGAGACAAAGTGGTGAAGGGCACGATAGGGTAAGCGGCTCTACTACAGTTGGGAGTGCATACGATGGTGGCCACCACCGAGGCGTAGGAACTCACGAGGGCAAGCCAAATAGCCTCGAGCTAAACAGAGCGCCCAAAATGAGCCGAACCGCCAACTACCCATACAGCGGTAAGCAGCCATGGAATGTGTACAACAGAAATGCCGCCAGCATGAAAGAGAGTAAtgaggatgatgaagatATGAAGATTCAAGAggtgatggaaaaaaataacccctACTACCAACGATCAGACTTTGCCAAATCTAGaatgttaaattattataaaaggGATAGAAATGGCGTTTCCCAGTTTTATGGGAACAATAAGTATAAGAAGGTAGCCTCCCCGTCTTCCTCGTCTGGGGCTACGTCTGCCTATGGTACTTCTCCCATTTCGAAGAGTTTAAATACGTACAATTCAGCGTCGTCCACGCCCAGAGGAGGAGAGCAGCATTTCCAAAACGGAGGGGCAGCAGGGGCGTATGGCAAGTACTACAAAATGAGGGGTGCCTCACAGACTGGTGGCTACCCCAGTGCAATGACTCATGGCAGTTACGCCAACTCGAGAAGCCAACAGAAGGTGAAAGATGGCCATAACCATGTGAGCAGCCAAGACACAAGCACGAAGTATGTCTCGCCTGACTACATCTGTCACATGTGCGGGAAAAAGGGACACAGCATTAAGAACTGCACCATGAGCTCTTTTAATAATAACAAGAAGATTAAGGTACCCACAGGGATCCCAACGAATTTCCTCACCAAAATTAAAGCAGAGGATATTAATAAGTATGACCAGATTTATATTCTGAAGGATGGAAGCTATGGAGTTTTGAAAGACGTTGAAGATGTCAGTGGAAGTGCCTACCTATATCGCAGTGTAGATGATAAGATTAATATTTACCTAGGTGTGAATAACGATAGTAGGAATGCAGATGTGGATGGTGACCGGGGTGGAGATGGAAGGGGCAACCCAAGTGGAGCTAACCCTAGTGCTGCTAACCCTAGTGGGAACGTTAGCAGTATGTATCACACCGGGAATAATGGCAGTGGTTACCCTAATGAGGAGGGAGACAAAATCTCCAATTTGTACAAATGCCtgttgtgcaaaaaattgtactCCTCCCCAACAACTCTACCCTGCTGTGGGGAGACCTATTGCAAAGGCTGCCTGTACAGGTATaacagaaaaaggaaaaatgattATTCCTCCTCCCAGTTAGCCTCATCGGGGTACCAACACAACGGTGATGGAAGATCCCAAATGATGAAGTGCCCCAACTGTCAGAAGCTCATCAATTCAGATGCTTTAATTATTAACacgaatattaaaaatgtaattgaTACGATTATTAGAAATCAAAAGGTTGGCAATGCGAATAAGGACGAGGAAGAGGccggaggggggaagtggaggaGGGGAGAGGACGACAGCCATGTGTACGGCCCAACTAATGGTACTGCATCGGGATTAGACAAACAGAACAAATGGGCAGCCATcacaccaaatgggggagtaACACTACCCGTCAGTGCGACCACCTCGAATGGGGCAGCCACCACCACGTCAACCATAGGCATGTCTCCCATTTCAAgcgataaaaataaaggctCTACTAACAAAGCAACCAACGTAGTAACCAACAACAGTGAGTCCTCATCGTCCATTGCTGCCCTCAATGGAAAATTATACCAAAGGCAACCACTCCCCAATGGGAGCTTCCCACTAGGTAGCGACCCTCCCAGCAGTAACAGCAGAACAACGGAGGAGCAAAATTCAGTTAACAGTAGCAGCGTCTGCAACGAGAATGAAGATGAATTTCAAGACAACGGTTTTAACCCTCTAATAAATTTACCGATCAACCTGCTGGAGATGAAGCGCCAACACGATTTTGCCGCAACGTATATAGCCAAATATAGAATGAGGCGGAAACTAAAGCGGAAAAGACCTATCGACCTCGGAATGCTCCTCACGAGTAAGCGGCGGGTGTGCTAG